The sequence TCCATCTAGAtgatgtcgatcaccaagagtaataaaAAACAAACTATCACTTAACTTTAACAAGACCAAAGAGATCAATGGGTGCTCTATGCGGTAACGAGGCTGCTAATCAAGCGATTTCCAACTACAGTAGCGTCTACTCCTTACATCCCGAAGAATTTAGAGAGGCGTACCGGGCCTTCCTCCTCGCTTTCACTGCCTCTGCGCTTGGACTTTGACcggctcttcttttccttccttgtTCTCTTTGATCTCGACCGTGATCTGGACTTCCTTGAACTCTCATCGTCGCTGCTTGAAGATTCTGAAGATGAGCTGGAACTTGACTCTGATGAACTTTTGTGCTGTTAAAGATTTAAAGGTGAGGGCGTCAAACAAATTTTAAGTAAGAAAAGTACCTAGAACAGAGTTATCATAACTAAATATATTTCCATTAGGTAAATCGCAACAATTTCACAAATAGGCAGCAGGTCATAAGCTAGAGTATACCCTTCTCCTCTTTTTACTTCTTTTCTTTGCGTCCTTATCCTTCCTCTCTGTTTTCAAACTTCTTTTGTCAGAAGAGCCATATAATAGATGCAATATATTTATATTTGAGGAATGGCAAGTGATGGAAATACTCTTTTGTCAGCAATATATTTATAATCATTAAATCAAGTAAGGTGGTAGCTTGTTGGCCCTTTGGCAAGCGACCAAGATGTCCTGGTAGTACACCCTTCTGTAGGTTCCCAAAGTAATTAGCACGGCCTTCAGCTGACCCGTGCATTAGAGTAGATGTAGGCCAAGAAAAGTATGCAGTGCTGCTTTCAGAGTGCTGACCAGCTGAGGCAATTGGTTGGAGAGGATATGGACAATAAATATGATTGCATCCGTTCCTCTCCATATCCAGACCCGAACCCTCTGACTGTGATGAACCAGCATGCGCCTTCCAAATATCTGAGGGCAAAAATGATCAGAGGCTAGGGTTAGACAAACGGCAAAAGTCCATATTAAAAAGTTGTACACAAAACCAATATAGAAAAGGAACTTTAAATATCAATATCACTGTAATTAGAAGTGCATAACAGGAAGTGGTTAGAAAAAATACTTGGGATTTACAAATTCAGAAATGGCGCCATGTGTTTTCTTGAGCTCCTCAATATATGGTCCAAGCTCCAGTATCAACTACAAAAGCTCAATGTCTTTCTTAGTACAACAAAATATGCACCTTGAACGTAACATCATATAACAATGTTGACAGAGTTCTGTCCAGTTTTAAAAGCAGGACAATCATTAATAGACGGTTCATGGTTCACCCTCATCCGAAGGGGAATATCAATAAGACATGTTTTCAGTATTTGGTGAACCAAGAGCCACAGATCACTTGCCGTGTCTGAACTCATGGTAAATTATCCCTTTGGAACAAATAGTTTACCTGGTTTATATTTCTAGGATATGGAGAATAGCCTGTCTCGCAATTTGAATCTCCATCAGGATGTCCAGTTGCACGAAGGAGTGGATCAAGCTGATTGTACTCTACGTTGATGACCATTGTTCTACCTGAGCACAATAATGGAGTTATGACAAATTTGACAAAATCGTACCATCAGTGGCTAAAAGAAGTGATGTATTCTTTTGTTCAAGGTAAAATAGTCTACAGGATACTGAAAGTGACCACCCTTTGCTGGTGGACACAAAAGATGGCCCAGTTTGCTACTAGACAtatttgttcttctcaaatttGAATAATTCTTTTGCTAAAAAACATCACAACGGCCCACAATTTTTTTTGTTTAAAACTTAAAAGCCATGAAAAGCTCATATCAAATGGGTAAACAATAGTAAAACCTACCATCGACATGAGTAAGTTTGGTAATTCCTCCAATTGCTTCCTTGGCTTTCCTAGGAACAGCGAGAGAATTTACATTGTAACCCTTGGTGGCACTGACACCTAATGCTGATGGTATTGCCTACAAAATAATCAAGAAAATCAAGTTGTTTCTCTGTAATCAAAGGTCCCAAGCTCAAGAAAGCAGTTGGCCACAAATATATAAGGAACCCTTGGAAAGGTACCAAGAGGTATCACAATTTACAACTAGGGGTACCCATTTTGGTACCTTGGCACTACAATTTGGTACCTTAGGTACCAGATTCATGTAATAATTTTGGTACCTCCCTGTACATTTTCAAGGATAGTAAAAATGCTCTATTTTAAACAATAAAATTATAGCACAGTAGGGAAGCCAGTGTACAAACATTGAAAAGCAATCCATTTGTATCCTGGAAAAAGAGAACCCACTTCCGTCCTTCAGTCTTCCTAACAAAAAACACATAGTATAGTGACATTAAATTACTTCACGATATATGGCTGCTAATTAAGGAAGAAACCTCCAGTGGTGAATTTTTTAATTAATGAGCATACCATTGTTCAAGCAAGCCACTTGAATAAAGAAGAGAATGAACATCTCCATGCCCATGTGGCTTTGACTGCCAAGTCACAAAACTGGTACTAAGAAAGGTGGACAGAAACTCCGTGTATGTGGAAACCAAATCGTGATATATTCAAATACAATGTTACTGATCCTGGAATGGAAATTTCAAACATGAATTTTGTACTTGTCGCTTGGGTTTAATGCAAGCCTTGCATCATTGTCAGCTAGACATGCTACTTTTTCCTGAAAATGGAAGAGAATGTACAGTCAACACCAAAAGTAGCAGCCATGTGCTTTGCATATATAAAAGCTACATTTTTACCATAACTATCACATGAATAGAACAAGGGAACAGAAGGAACCTGCTTTAGTATTTTCACTTGAGATGGTTCCATTCCAAAGTAGGAGTTTGACTCTAAAAGCTTGATAGTTAGCGCATTTGTATCATCAGAAGTCATAATAACAAATGGAATCTTTGTTTGGCACCCCTCTGCATGGCAGATGAATAACATCAATCAGAATAAAGCAAGACCTGAACATTCTCTAAGACCCAATAGTATTACGTGTAAAGAATGAAACTGGCAATAAATCAAGTAATTGCCAGATACAAAGGTGCATAAGACAAAATAAAATGAAACCAAGACCTTAATGGAAAGGTTGAAATTCATTTGTAAGCACTAAAACAATGATAGGTTCCAGTTCCATAAAGTACTTCTTGTAAGTCAGTAAGTCACTAATCAACTATAGATAAATGTAGAGTACATACCATCAACCATTTTGCAGCTGGCCTCTTGAAAAGCCAGGATAGACTCTATATAGTGTTGAAGGAAACATTTTCCAGTAGTTGTTTCCCGGGGAAGTGCTACCTGACCAAAGAAAGTAACAGAAGCACCAGTGAGAAATTTCAGAAACATGGTTGGATAATCTAAAAACTTTCAAGGCCACaacctaatgatactcagatacCCTTAATCCTGTTTTAGAGTCATAAAGTTTGTGCTTTGAACTAGGAGTTAAAATACTTTACTGCCTGTAAATCATTAAGCTTTCTCACAATCAGGTCCTAAATGATGTTTTTATTTTCTGTGCAGGATGTGTGCAATATCAGCATTCAGCAAGAGAAAAACCTTAGCCAAATAACACTATCAGTAAGAGAAAAAATTTAACCAAATGATACTAGCTAAATCATACTTACAAGACACCATACCAGTACAGCAACTACAGCATCTAAATTGAGTTCCAACTAAAGTGTGCCTAGCTACTGTACTACCTCATGAAACAAGCTTAGATATTAGTTTGCTATTCCCAGCTCAGTGCATACTGCATACCTTAATTCCTTTGTAGCCAAGCCTTTCGCCAAGCCCTCCGGCTACAAGAACAAATGCAGCATTGCAGGCTTCTTTTATCCCAGCTGTTTCCAGTGAAACAAAATTGTCATTGCCAAAAGTCAAAACCTCCCCTGAAGGCACCTGCAAGTAAGGTATGGCAAAGTTTATTAGTTGTGTCATCAAGAAGAGAGGAAAAATAAAGGAAGTAGAGAATTACCCAAAATAACTTAAAGAACATCCATTTCAAATTATTAATTCAAACTATTCATAGAACAACTCCCATGAAAAGGATAGATATTTAGGCCaaactaaggccctgtttggaagcAACCCAGTTTTTAAGAAACTAGTTTTTATCTATTAGTTAGGAGAGGCCAGCTTCTTGGTTTTTAAAAAACTAAGAATCTAATTTCTATAAACTGAGTCATAAACTAGTATGTTTGGAACCACCTCAATTTCTATaaaccagtttcttaaaaactgggTGCTTACAAACAGGGCCTAAACCATTGATGAAAAAGACTTACAGAAGGGGTGAAACCATCATATGGGTTTTTGCCTTCCTTTGAATCCGCAAGAAGTTTTTTGGCATTCTGGATGTAAGATACCAGACCTCCAGGATAGCTTGAATTAAGTCGGCGAACCTAAGATAATAGCACAAAATTAGAATAAAAGGGAAAAAACTTTATACATTTGTGCTTATGAATTCCTTGCATATATTATAGTGCTACTCCATTGACAAACAAGAGACATCTTGGACATCGGAACGTCTTCATAACATAATTTTACTAACAATTTTGTTATAAAACATTTGTAGAACATAGAAAATGAACAGACCTTGTGGCAGCGGTGGTAGTCGTGGCACTTGCTGAGGTCGACCTTGCAGCTGTCCACCGTGGGGCACTACGTCCTGTCGGCGCCACCGGGCTCGAGCGTGGGCGCTTCATTGGGCTAGCGGACGGCGTTGTTGTTGTAGCAGCGGCTCCTTTGTGTCGTCCGCCGCCCCGAACTCGCCTAGCCGGTCGAGCTTGAGGTCGACGGAGCACTCCGCCCAGCTCCCCCACTCCCGGGACGACGACGCAGCATCAGAC is a genomic window of Zea mays cultivar B73 chromosome 5, Zm-B73-REFERENCE-NAM-5.0, whole genome shotgun sequence containing:
- the LOC109939773 gene encoding UDP-sugar pyrophosphorylase, translating into MSKMSLVRRLNSSYPGGLVSYIQNAKKLLADSKEGKNPYDGFTPSVPSGEVLTFGNDNFVSLETAGIKEACNAAFVLVAGGLGERLGYKGIKVALPRETTTGKCFLQHYIESILAFQEASCKMVDEGCQTKIPFVIMTSDDTNALTIKLLESNSYFGMEPSQVKILKQEKVACLADNDARLALNPSDKYKIHSKPHGHGDVHSLLYSSGLLEQWKTEGRKWVLFFQDTNGLLFNAIPSALGVSATKGYNVNSLAVPRKAKEAIGGITKLTHVDGRTMVINVEYNQLDPLLRATGHPDGDSNCETGYSPYPRNINQLILELGPYIEELKKTHGAISEFVNPKYLEGACWFITVRGFGSGYGEERMQSYLLSISSPTNCLSWSAL